The Clarias gariepinus isolate MV-2021 ecotype Netherlands chromosome 4, CGAR_prim_01v2, whole genome shotgun sequence genome window below encodes:
- the LOC128520316 gene encoding uncharacterized protein LOC128520316, giving the protein MPCVLHLVPEFDVRQILTASNDGRAILEGLDKDCMITIRQRRCLVRILVSHLMEKFGERPTTETKKALASSLIQAFPCLKDISDSGCDIWYTQGRNHHPATGFLEERLRNIRKKLRSVSRPQKQEDKEPEKAYIPDSTISEDRAKQLKEWLRHNSQPLSQVSAYMQDTVLYRAQWIRGNNLKDIREILQEFPHLTSPGMIAQDFLVLHGEAAPKLFETWLPIYADKILHLLRRENKLQFPVEEMTLDAKGELALKLLPELLPPTVYKVGRNFFRHSIEESRLAFIDHKPGGTNMVEYLQHAEVSRPYPYILTLGDIDQCCSQAFVILLGQALEQSTLLVVAQMSIPLRFDSVQNLVAN; this is encoded by the exons ATGCCATGTGTACTACATCTAGTTCCAGAATTT gatgTCCGCCAGATTCTCACAGCCTCAAATGATGGCAGAGCAATTCTTGAAGGCCTTGATAAGGATTGTATGATCACAATCAGGCAAAGACGATGCCTGGTTCGAATTTTGGTGTCACACCTCATGGAGAAGTTCGGAGAAAG ACCTACCACCGAAACCAAAAAGGCCTTGGCTTCATCTTTGATTCAGGCTTTTCCATGCTTGAAAGACATATCAGACAGTGGATGC GATATATGGTACACCCAAGGCCGGAATCACCATCCAGCCACTGGATTTCTTGAAGAGAGGCTTAGGAACATTCGAAAGAAGCTGAGATCTGTGAGCAGGCCGCAAAAACAAGAAGATAAAGAGCCTGAAAAGGCATACATACCAG acTCTACGATTTCTGAAGACAGGGCCAAACAACTAAAAGAATGGCTGAGACACAATTCTCAGCCCCTTAGCCAGGTGTCGGCATACATGCAGGATACAGTCCTGTACAGAGCACAGTGGATAAGGGGAAATAACTTAAAAGATATACGTGAGATCCTACAAGAGTTCCCACATCTAACCAGTCCGGGCATG ATTGCACAGGACTTTCTTGTTTTGCATGGAGAGGCTGCACCAAAACTTTTTGAAACATGGCTGCCTATATATGCAGACAAGATCCTACACCTGCTGAGACGGGAAAATAAACTCCAATTTCCTGTAGAAGAAATGACattgg ATGCCAAGGGGGAACTTGCACTGAAACTGCTACCTGAGTTGCTTCCACCTACGGTTTACAAAGTTGGCCGAAATTTTTTCCGGCACAGCATTGAGGAGTCCAGGTTGGCCTTTATTGACCATAAACCT GGtggaaccaacatggtggaatacctccagcatgCTGAAGTCTCcaggccgtacccctacatcTTGACGTTGGGAGATATAGACCAGTGCTGCTCTCAGGCGTTTGTCATTCTgttgggacaggctctggagcaaagCACACTCCTGG TCGTGGCTCAGATGTCTATTCCTCTGCGCTTTGACAGTGTGCAGAACCTTGTTGCTAATTGA